One genomic region from Microcystis panniformis FACHB-1757 encodes:
- the cysH gene encoding phosphoadenosine phosphosulfate reductase, whose protein sequence is MPDLHLLNPHPRALETAFIPTADRSFSSPLSLDLATINQRFDSANAAEIVAWAEATFGEGLVMSTSFGIQAAVMLHLVTAIIPDIPIIWIDTGYLPPETYQFAEDLSQRLHLNLKVYQSPLSPARMEAIHGKLWSNNDLDSLNLYDKIRKVEPMQRALKELKATAWLAGLRRDQTDHRKTLQWVNPQGERYKILPILDWNAKTIYDYLTKYDLPYHPYFDLGYVSVGDWHSSRPLTANDSNERDTRFKGLKQECGLHLPLTPGEAQSLDASSL, encoded by the coding sequence ATGCCAGATTTACACTTGCTTAATCCTCATCCACGGGCCCTAGAAACCGCCTTCATCCCCACTGCCGACCGGTCTTTTTCCTCCCCTCTATCCCTCGACCTCGCTACAATTAATCAACGTTTTGACTCCGCTAACGCCGCAGAAATCGTCGCTTGGGCGGAAGCCACCTTTGGGGAAGGTTTGGTGATGAGTACCAGTTTCGGCATTCAAGCGGCGGTGATGTTGCACCTCGTCACCGCAATTATCCCCGATATTCCCATCATTTGGATCGATACCGGCTATCTTCCCCCAGAAACCTATCAATTTGCCGAAGACTTAAGCCAACGCCTCCATTTAAACCTGAAAGTTTATCAATCTCCCCTCAGTCCCGCCCGCATGGAAGCAATCCACGGTAAATTGTGGTCAAATAACGATCTCGACTCCCTCAATCTCTACGACAAAATCCGCAAGGTGGAGCCGATGCAACGGGCCCTGAAGGAATTAAAGGCCACCGCTTGGTTAGCAGGTTTACGTCGCGACCAAACCGACCACCGCAAAACTCTCCAATGGGTCAATCCACAGGGCGAACGTTACAAAATATTACCGATACTTGACTGGAATGCCAAAACCATCTATGACTATCTGACTAAATACGATCTTCCCTACCATCCCTATTTTGATCTAGGTTATGTCTCCGTGGGCGATTGGCACTCCAGTCGGCCTTTAACCGCCAATGATAGCAACGAACGAGACACCCGTTTCAAGGGTTTAAAACAAGAATGCGGTCTTCATTTACCCTTAACCCCCGGAGAAGCACAAAGTCTCGACGCAAGCTCCCTTTAA
- a CDS encoding CRTAC1 family protein, whose translation MNRLEKFIRRHSKSILALGLILVLFSVSRLPALSMAARDAIASRFAFTRFPLPELENQPYQVERPTNPSLSRHSGWISAVGAAVALGDLDGDGLDNDLCHVETQSNQVIISPVPSTGNRYQPFTLNVTDFDYNDQTMAPMGCIPSDLNEDGLRDLLVYYWGRTPIAFIKQDQGYLQQQISQKREKWYTNAATFSDLDGDGHPDLIIGNYFPDNAEILDVNSQKIEKMQDSMTRAYNGGKNRVFLWSDASTTGVTYQEVQDAFEEKIAHGWTLAVGTADLDGDLLPEIYFANDFGSDRLLHNRSTRGHLQFALLEGQKGLTTPNSKVLGHDSFKGMGVDFGDINHDGLLDIYVSNIASEYALEESHFLFTSTGETEKMSRGIAPYVDKSEPLGVSRSGWSWETKFGDFDNDGELEALQATGFRKGGINRWPELHELAMSNDQVLKIPNSWFHFQDGDDLSGHQHNPFFVRGKDGRYYDLASQLSLDDPSVTRGIATADVDGDGDLDFVVANQWETSYFYRNDSPNIGQSLELELLNPALSPNPSSEKGKMGIPAIGAAVKVSLPDGSQLVAQVDGGNGHSGVRSPVLHFGLGKIDPNTALPVDIQWRNHKGEIKQTQLLLTSGKQTILLEQSV comes from the coding sequence ATGAATCGTTTGGAAAAATTCATCCGACGCCATAGCAAGTCTATCTTGGCATTGGGGCTAATTTTAGTCTTATTCTCTGTTTCCCGTCTCCCTGCCCTATCAATGGCCGCAAGAGATGCGATCGCTTCTCGCTTTGCCTTTACTCGTTTTCCCTTACCTGAATTAGAAAATCAACCCTATCAAGTAGAAAGACCGACAAATCCCAGTTTAAGCCGTCATTCGGGCTGGATTTCGGCAGTTGGGGCGGCAGTTGCCCTGGGGGATCTCGATGGAGATGGCTTGGATAATGATCTCTGTCATGTAGAAACCCAAAGTAATCAGGTGATTATCTCCCCTGTTCCGAGTACGGGCAATCGTTATCAGCCCTTCACCCTGAATGTCACCGATTTTGACTATAACGACCAAACCATGGCCCCGATGGGATGTATTCCTAGTGATCTCAATGAGGATGGACTCAGGGATCTATTGGTGTATTATTGGGGACGAACACCGATCGCTTTTATCAAGCAAGATCAAGGTTATCTTCAGCAGCAAATCAGCCAAAAAAGGGAAAAATGGTACACCAATGCGGCAACCTTCTCGGATTTAGATGGGGACGGACACCCAGACTTAATCATTGGCAATTACTTCCCAGATAATGCCGAGATTTTGGATGTCAATTCCCAGAAAATCGAGAAAATGCAAGATTCGATGACCCGTGCTTATAATGGCGGTAAAAATCGAGTTTTCTTGTGGTCCGATGCCTCTACCACTGGAGTGACTTATCAAGAAGTCCAAGATGCTTTTGAGGAGAAAATTGCTCATGGTTGGACATTGGCCGTCGGAACAGCCGATTTAGACGGGGATTTATTGCCAGAGATTTATTTTGCCAATGATTTCGGATCCGATCGCCTCTTACATAATCGTTCTACTAGAGGACATCTCCAATTTGCCTTACTGGAAGGGCAAAAAGGGTTAACGACACCTAATTCTAAGGTACTGGGCCATGATAGCTTTAAGGGAATGGGGGTGGATTTCGGGGATATTAACCATGATGGACTCCTAGACATCTATGTGAGTAATATTGCTTCGGAATACGCCCTAGAGGAAAGTCATTTTCTCTTTACCAGTACGGGAGAAACGGAGAAAATGTCCCGAGGAATCGCCCCTTATGTCGATAAAAGCGAACCCCTGGGAGTCTCTCGTAGTGGCTGGAGTTGGGAAACAAAATTCGGCGATTTTGATAATGATGGGGAGTTAGAAGCGTTGCAAGCCACAGGATTTCGTAAAGGTGGCATCAATCGTTGGCCGGAATTACATGAGTTAGCCATGAGTAATGATCAAGTCCTGAAAATCCCCAATAGTTGGTTTCATTTCCAAGATGGAGACGATTTAAGTGGTCATCAACATAATCCCTTTTTTGTGCGGGGTAAAGATGGACGTTACTATGATTTGGCATCGCAATTAAGCTTAGATGATCCCTCTGTCACCAGAGGAATTGCCACCGCCGATGTGGATGGAGATGGGGATTTAGACTTTGTAGTGGCAAATCAGTGGGAAACCTCTTATTTTTATCGCAATGATAGTCCAAATATCGGTCAATCTCTGGAATTAGAGCTTTTAAACCCTGCGCTCTCCCCTAATCCCTCTTCAGAAAAAGGGAAAATGGGTATCCCCGCAATTGGGGCAGCGGTTAAGGTGTCTCTACCTGATGGCAGTCAGCTGGTGGCGCAGGTAGATGGGGGCAATGGTCATTCTGGTGTGAGAAGTCCAGTATTACACTTTGGTTTAGGCAAAATTGACCCTAATACCGCTTTACCCGTTGACATTCAATGGCGTAACCACAAGGGAGAAATTAAGCAAACCCAGTTGTTATTAACATCGGGTAAACAGACAATTTTGCTAGAGCAATCGGTTTAA
- a CDS encoding ABC transporter permease, with product MGISILRIWVIAANGFREVIRDRILYFIGFFALLMAFALRLLPEIAVGTHQKIFLDLGLAAIGLLGVIVAVFVGTGLINKEIDKRTILVLIPKPLSRAEFILGKHLGLSGVLAVMLGVMLVIYLLMLLGMKVSFQPLPLIVSVFYLGLELILIAAVAIAFGVFTSSILATLMTFGVYLMGHISKDLIQLGIISKNPNILAITKNIYLILPDLERLNFRNEAVYGLLPSADVLIANALYSLVYTGLLLGISILIFSRRQF from the coding sequence ATGGGTATCAGTATCCTGAGAATCTGGGTGATCGCAGCTAATGGTTTTCGCGAGGTTATCCGCGATCGCATTCTTTACTTTATCGGGTTTTTTGCCTTGTTGATGGCCTTCGCTTTGCGTTTATTACCAGAAATTGCGGTGGGAACCCATCAGAAAATCTTTCTTGACTTGGGATTAGCCGCTATCGGGTTATTAGGGGTAATTGTTGCGGTTTTTGTGGGTACAGGGCTAATTAATAAGGAAATTGACAAGAGAACTATTTTAGTTTTGATTCCCAAACCCCTGAGTCGGGCCGAATTTATCCTCGGTAAACACTTGGGTTTGTCCGGGGTTTTAGCGGTGATGTTGGGGGTAATGTTGGTGATTTACCTGCTGATGTTGCTGGGGATGAAAGTATCTTTTCAACCTTTACCCCTGATTGTCTCGGTTTTCTATCTCGGTTTGGAATTAATTCTCATCGCGGCCGTGGCGATCGCTTTTGGGGTATTTACCAGTTCGATTTTAGCCACGTTAATGACTTTTGGGGTCTATCTAATGGGTCACATCAGCAAAGATCTGATCCAATTGGGTATAATCAGCAAAAATCCCAATATCCTCGCTATCACTAAAAATATTTATCTAATTCTCCCAGATTTAGAGAGATTAAATTTTAGAAACGAGGCCGTTTATGGTTTGCTGCCTAGTGCTGATGTCTTAATCGCTAATGCCCTCTACAGTCTCGTTTATACTGGTCTATTATTGGGCATCTCCATCCTCATCTTTTCACGACGACAATTTTAA
- a CDS encoding alpha/beta fold hydrolase, whose protein sequence is MIVNPPLTMAILENFLEVGSLKWFYRQVNPAQQPDTTPVILLHGLPAHGYIWRELLTSLEEYNINAIAPDWIGSGLSAKPDARDFAYTPNAFCQALSDFIQALQLPKISLIVQGFLASVGLQYALENPDKIERLIILNTPLSSDVKLPWIMKQWGIPFLGDMATQDPLLVDRTLETGSGFVISDAALAIFRQPYLKTSAVGRALVATIRNLNLSKTMAEIETGLENFEKPILFVWGMGDPWLSSVTVEKLATKSGVELISLAEAKHYPQEHWSKEINPQIINFLGRKT, encoded by the coding sequence TTGATTGTTAATCCCCCATTAACCATGGCTATTTTAGAAAATTTTCTCGAAGTCGGCTCTCTCAAGTGGTTCTATCGACAGGTTAACCCCGCTCAACAACCGGACACAACCCCCGTCATTCTACTCCATGGTTTACCCGCCCATGGCTATATTTGGCGGGAATTATTGACCAGTTTAGAAGAATATAACATTAATGCCATTGCCCCCGATTGGATCGGTTCCGGTTTATCCGCTAAACCCGATGCCAGAGATTTCGCCTACACACCTAACGCTTTTTGTCAAGCTTTGTCCGATTTTATTCAAGCTCTCCAATTGCCGAAAATCTCCCTCATTGTCCAGGGTTTTTTAGCCTCCGTCGGGTTACAATACGCCCTAGAAAATCCTGATAAAATTGAGCGCTTGATCATCTTAAATACTCCCCTCTCCAGTGATGTTAAATTACCCTGGATAATGAAACAATGGGGGATACCTTTCCTCGGAGATATGGCGACTCAAGATCCCTTATTAGTCGATCGTACTTTAGAAACCGGTAGCGGTTTTGTGATTAGTGATGCAGCTCTGGCTATTTTCCGTCAACCTTATCTAAAAACTTCGGCAGTAGGTCGCGCTTTAGTGGCTACGATTCGCAATTTAAACCTATCGAAAACCATGGCAGAAATTGAGACAGGTTTAGAGAACTTTGAAAAACCTATCCTTTTTGTCTGGGGAATGGGGGATCCTTGGTTATCTTCTGTCACTGTCGAAAAATTAGCCACTAAATCAGGAGTGGAATTAATCTCCCTCGCAGAAGCAAAACACTATCCCCAAGAACATTGGTCAAAAGAAATTAATCCCCAGATTATTAATTTTCTCGGACGCAAAACCTGA
- a CDS encoding GTPase family protein, translating to MLRLKTWQGLILAVPIAAVVIFLIVAASFQINQWGLNWIWAVFTLIFVAWRFLLVKWTRPVVGEIEATIGEIKAELTPPDGDSGGNVEEIIERIIVEARNDRPVWEDWATFWQRCQDLVSAIAQIYYPDVKYPLLNIYIPQAYGLIRGTVDDSDRWMQNLSPALNQITIGQAYQAYEVYQKLQPSAQKLWQVWNWAQWVINPAAAVAKVASQKYSDRADQQLLVNLGQVLRENALRNLSRQAVLLYSGSNLAPTLPTKTKIATTTLKEILAQAEPITEIDRQPVNILLVGRTGAGKSSLINTLFRADLAQVDLLPSTDAIQSYHWQTPEGDELILWDTPGYEQANRADDRQKVLNYAKNADLLILVTPALDPALAMDEAFLKDLQQTIDNLPVIVCVSQVDRLRPLREWQPPYNWLTGESPKEVNIRECLQYRAELFEDLCDRILPMVSQQPDREAWGDEELSIALLGAISPAKQLRLARFLADLETRTLAAAKIIDRYTLQMATGQGLTALLKSPILGFISTLATGRPTLAYLLAEQIPVEQLPVAIGKLQMAYELSSLLNTENKSFDLLALWPILLENSSTADREAWAWGHALVEYWTKDLSIEKFRSSYQGYLETVKTGL from the coding sequence ATGTTACGGTTAAAAACTTGGCAAGGATTGATTTTAGCAGTTCCGATCGCCGCCGTGGTCATCTTTCTGATCGTGGCCGCCAGTTTCCAGATCAATCAATGGGGTTTAAATTGGATTTGGGCAGTTTTTACCCTGATTTTTGTCGCTTGGCGCTTCCTGTTGGTCAAATGGACGCGCCCAGTGGTCGGGGAAATCGAAGCCACCATTGGGGAAATTAAGGCAGAATTAACCCCTCCTGACGGTGATTCCGGGGGCAATGTCGAGGAAATTATCGAGAGGATTATCGTCGAGGCCCGCAATGATCGGCCGGTTTGGGAAGATTGGGCGACTTTTTGGCAACGCTGTCAGGATTTGGTCAGTGCCATCGCTCAGATCTATTACCCCGATGTCAAGTACCCCTTATTAAATATTTACATTCCCCAGGCCTACGGTTTAATTCGGGGAACCGTGGATGATAGCGATCGCTGGATGCAGAATCTTTCCCCGGCCCTGAATCAAATCACCATCGGCCAAGCCTATCAGGCCTACGAAGTTTATCAAAAATTGCAACCCTCGGCCCAGAAACTTTGGCAGGTCTGGAATTGGGCGCAATGGGTAATCAATCCCGCCGCGGCTGTGGCTAAAGTGGCCAGTCAAAAATACAGCGATCGAGCGGATCAGCAATTATTAGTCAATTTAGGGCAAGTTTTGCGGGAAAATGCCCTAAGAAATCTCTCTCGCCAAGCGGTGTTACTCTACAGTGGCAGTAATCTCGCCCCCACTCTCCCCACCAAAACCAAAATCGCCACTACTACTCTCAAGGAAATTCTCGCCCAAGCGGAACCGATCACGGAAATCGATCGCCAACCGGTTAACATTCTGCTGGTTGGACGCACCGGGGCCGGCAAAAGCAGTTTAATTAATACTCTCTTTCGGGCCGATTTAGCCCAAGTGGATCTATTGCCCAGTACCGACGCGATCCAATCCTACCATTGGCAAACCCCAGAAGGGGACGAGTTAATCCTCTGGGATACCCCGGGCTACGAACAGGCAAATCGGGCCGATGATCGGCAAAAGGTTCTTAATTACGCCAAAAACGCCGATTTATTGATTCTGGTAACTCCCGCCCTCGATCCCGCCCTGGCTATGGATGAGGCTTTTCTTAAAGATTTGCAACAAACTATTGACAATTTACCAGTTATAGTCTGTGTTTCCCAAGTCGATCGCCTGCGTCCGCTGCGAGAGTGGCAACCCCCCTATAATTGGCTGACGGGAGAAAGTCCCAAAGAAGTCAATATCCGCGAATGCTTGCAGTATCGGGCGGAATTATTCGAGGATCTCTGCGATCGCATTTTGCCGATGGTCAGTCAACAGCCAGATAGAGAAGCTTGGGGGGATGAGGAGTTATCAATCGCTTTGCTGGGGGCAATTTCACCCGCAAAACAGTTGCGTTTGGCCCGTTTTTTAGCCGATTTAGAAACTCGAACCCTGGCAGCGGCGAAAATAATCGATCGCTATACTTTACAGATGGCCACGGGACAAGGTTTAACGGCCCTATTAAAAAGTCCTATTCTCGGTTTTATCTCCACTTTAGCCACGGGAAGACCGACTTTAGCCTATCTTTTAGCTGAACAAATTCCTGTGGAACAATTACCAGTAGCGATCGGTAAATTACAGATGGCCTACGAGCTTTCTTCTCTCTTAAATACGGAGAATAAAAGTTTTGATTTATTGGCACTTTGGCCAATACTATTAGAAAATTCTAGCACTGCCGACAGGGAAGCTTGGGCCTGGGGTCATGCTCTGGTAGAATATTGGACAAAGGACTTATCGATCGAAAAGTTCCGGTCAAGTTATCAGGGGTATTTAGAGACGGTAAAAACAGGCCTGTAG
- a CDS encoding DUF1702 family protein, with translation MASNFSGTPFEHPAVNFDHKFSPRQVNRFPQRLLLLSPQAATFNQRGFICDTQSGGLAVQPQKQIYLETIGQTFIYGYNAAIMAHSLTDLFPLLEGVTLNLRGFAYEGAAMALSLLDCLTLGKRNRFEHFLANEGKKHIYMAYVGKGWQLARIPFSLRFYLQKLEHSAQNFPDSLLGWLALDGYGFHQGYFAWPKYIRERKSPQELSGYARLVFAQGLGRSLWFVKGANIPEIADQIQKFDPLLQPHLWSGIGLACTYAGGVSPEEIQHLKQLAEPYRAELAQGAAFAAKARLLAENCQENTEIACQILCGMAITETAKITDDTLIGLDYHDQIPAYEQWRQAIQSHFRT, from the coding sequence ATGGCATCTAATTTCTCAGGCACACCCTTCGAGCATCCTGCTGTCAATTTTGATCACAAATTTTCTCCTAGGCAGGTAAATCGTTTTCCACAACGATTGTTGCTCCTTTCACCCCAAGCGGCAACCTTTAATCAGCGCGGATTCATCTGTGATACGCAAAGCGGCGGCCTGGCTGTTCAGCCTCAAAAACAGATATATTTGGAAACGATCGGGCAAACTTTTATCTATGGCTATAATGCAGCAATTATGGCTCATTCTCTCACGGACTTGTTTCCTCTTCTTGAAGGTGTCACGCTCAATTTGAGAGGATTTGCTTATGAAGGGGCAGCGATGGCTTTATCTTTGCTAGATTGTTTAACCCTGGGTAAGCGCAATCGCTTTGAGCATTTTTTAGCAAACGAGGGGAAAAAGCATATTTACATGGCCTATGTAGGGAAAGGATGGCAATTAGCCCGTATTCCTTTTTCTTTGCGCTTTTATCTCCAAAAATTAGAACATTCTGCCCAAAATTTTCCAGATTCCCTATTAGGTTGGTTAGCCCTTGACGGCTATGGATTTCATCAAGGATACTTTGCCTGGCCTAAGTATATCCGAGAGAGAAAGTCTCCTCAAGAATTATCGGGTTATGCGCGTCTTGTCTTTGCCCAAGGGTTAGGGCGCAGTCTTTGGTTTGTGAAAGGGGCAAATATTCCCGAAATTGCCGATCAGATCCAAAAATTCGACCCGCTGCTTCAACCCCATTTATGGAGTGGGATCGGCTTGGCTTGCACTTACGCGGGGGGAGTGTCTCCCGAAGAAATTCAACATTTAAAACAGCTGGCTGAACCTTATAGAGCAGAATTAGCCCAGGGAGCAGCTTTTGCGGCAAAAGCACGTTTACTAGCCGAAAACTGCCAGGAAAATACCGAAATAGCCTGTCAAATTTTGTGTGGAATGGCTATTACTGAAACAGCCAAGATCACTGATGATACCCTCATCGGCTTAGATTACCACGACCAAATCCCTGCCTATGAACAATGGCGACAAGCCATCCAAAGTCATTTTCGTACTTAA
- a CDS encoding transposase, whose protein sequence is MKTENRIFSQVYSYLEQGSRFVDKRHLTVLSWMVTALLSSQSLNQARWEPFVQSRAEQANSYQRRWNRFCQNGRVAVEKIYIPLILKAIETWKEKGERLYLAIDTTLLWNQYCFVYLAVVCGGRAVPLMWMGLEHGSASLAFEKYEPLLDRAKGYLQGFENVMLLADRGFANQQLIQWLRKNTWHWCLRLPCDTLIYGVRRRGFGYEVRELYPPKRQACFDRNVQVWQEARITAHLALASVPGVKDNWAILSDEPPTLDTFWQYGLRFPIEHLFQGQ, encoded by the coding sequence ATGAAAACCGAGAACAGAATCTTCTCCCAAGTTTATTCCTATCTAGAACAAGGAAGCCGATTTGTGGATAAAAGACATTTAACCGTCCTCAGTTGGATGGTGACAGCCCTACTCAGTAGTCAAAGTCTCAATCAAGCCAGATGGGAACCCTTTGTACAAAGCAGAGCCGAACAAGCCAATAGTTATCAGAGACGGTGGAATCGCTTTTGCCAGAATGGAAGAGTAGCGGTGGAAAAGATATACATCCCCTTAATATTGAAAGCCATCGAGACTTGGAAGGAGAAGGGGGAAAGACTGTATCTAGCAATAGATACCACTCTGTTGTGGAATCAATACTGCTTTGTCTATCTAGCGGTGGTCTGCGGGGGGAGAGCCGTCCCCTTGATGTGGATGGGATTAGAACATGGTAGTGCCAGCCTAGCTTTTGAGAAATACGAACCCTTGTTGGACAGAGCCAAAGGCTATCTTCAGGGCTTTGAGAATGTCATGCTGTTAGCCGACCGAGGCTTTGCCAATCAGCAATTAATTCAATGGCTCAGGAAAAATACTTGGCATTGGTGTCTTCGCTTACCTTGCGATACCCTCATTTACGGTGTTCGCCGTCGGGGTTTTGGCTATGAGGTCAGAGAACTCTATCCTCCCAAACGGCAAGCCTGCTTTGATCGCAACGTTCAAGTCTGGCAGGAGGCTAGAATCACTGCTCATCTTGCTTTAGCCTCTGTTCCAGGGGTTAAGGATAATTGGGCAATTCTGAGCGATGAACCTCCTACCCTTGACACCTTCTGGCAGTATGGTCTTCGTTTTCCCATTGAACATCTCTTTCAAGGGCAGTAA
- a CDS encoding ISL3 family transposase: MWINFDQLLDLPNVTVVNYQKIAQTIFLKLALLNETIECPNCHQTLDRINQTEYNLVRDLSILGNPVYLEVPRRQFHCQKCQKYISERLSFMRLRQHHTIRYESMIYERVKNCSIEEISREEGLGWSEVELIFNHCAKELEKEEWEAPERISLDEFSNLKGHKDFITTVVDMDKKILLDVIKGHKQEELMEALKAQPDAVREKVKEVSVDMWSGFTAVIKELFPNAKIIYDRFHVMAIINDELNKLRKLMGVHEKGLPHLLWKNKEDLKDEQKQQLEVILKEHPCLGIAWEMKEEIRQIYQSSRTFRGAERKLEKWIRIGGILYESSARMIQKHLPGICNYFENQTTNGLIEGMNTKIKLIKRMSYGFTNFEHLRLKLFACFNS; encoded by the coding sequence ATGTGGATAAATTTTGATCAACTCCTCGATTTACCAAATGTAACAGTGGTCAATTATCAAAAAATTGCTCAGACAATTTTCCTAAAGCTTGCTCTTTTAAATGAAACAATTGAATGTCCGAATTGCCATCAAACCTTAGACAGAATCAATCAGACAGAGTATAATCTAGTCAGAGACTTGTCAATATTAGGTAATCCAGTATATTTAGAAGTACCACGCCGTCAGTTTCATTGTCAAAAGTGCCAAAAGTATATCAGCGAAAGACTGAGTTTTATGAGATTAAGACAGCATCATACAATTCGCTATGAATCGATGATTTATGAGAGAGTAAAAAATTGTAGCATCGAAGAAATAAGTCGAGAAGAAGGGTTAGGATGGTCAGAAGTTGAGTTAATATTTAATCACTGTGCTAAAGAACTAGAAAAGGAAGAGTGGGAAGCACCAGAACGAATAAGCTTAGATGAATTTAGTAACTTAAAAGGACATAAAGATTTCATCACAACGGTCGTAGATATGGACAAGAAAATTTTACTAGATGTGATTAAAGGACATAAGCAAGAAGAATTAATGGAAGCCTTAAAAGCACAGCCAGACGCAGTTCGGGAGAAAGTGAAAGAAGTGAGCGTCGATATGTGGTCAGGATTTACAGCAGTGATCAAGGAATTATTTCCCAATGCTAAAATCATCTATGACCGTTTTCATGTAATGGCTATCATCAATGACGAGCTTAATAAATTGAGAAAGTTAATGGGGGTGCATGAAAAAGGATTACCTCATTTATTATGGAAGAATAAAGAGGACTTAAAGGACGAGCAAAAACAACAACTAGAAGTTATTCTGAAAGAACATCCATGCTTAGGAATAGCCTGGGAAATGAAAGAAGAAATTAGACAAATTTATCAAAGTAGTAGAACGTTCAGAGGTGCTGAGAGAAAATTGGAAAAATGGATAAGAATAGGCGGGATATTATATGAAAGTAGTGCCAGGATGATCCAGAAGCATTTGCCAGGTATTTGTAATTACTTTGAAAATCAGACAACCAACGGATTAATTGAGGGAATGAATACCAAAATAAAGCTTATTAAAAGAATGAGTTATGGATTTACCAATTTTGAACATCTTCGACTTAAGCTGTTTGCTTGCTTTAATTCATAA
- a CDS encoding BrnT family toxin, which produces MQFREFDWDQSKRYSNIEKHGIDFAAVPPIFDGHCLIREDNRQDYQEIRMCLLGQLNGIICYVVYTIRGETCRLISARRANERERRKYQESIPQDGDC; this is translated from the coding sequence ATGCAATTTAGAGAATTTGACTGGGATCAGTCTAAAAGATATTCTAATATAGAGAAGCATGGGATAGATTTTGCGGCTGTTCCTCCTATTTTCGATGGTCACTGTCTAATCAGAGAAGATAATCGCCAAGATTACCAAGAAATAAGGATGTGTTTGCTGGGACAATTAAACGGGATAATCTGTTATGTTGTCTATACTATAAGAGGGGAAACTTGCCGATTGATTAGTGCTAGGAGAGCAAACGAACGTGAGCGAAGAAAGTATCAAGAGAGTATCCCCCAAGATGGGGATTGTTAA
- a CDS encoding IS4 family transposase, with protein MLLLQSHRIVQLEKLAALFPQPITFESRRRNLQRFLKLPQLNVKLLWFPLIKQIVKLEFSGKNKNREPRRRLKKLKHAGRLLVVIDRTDWKGRNLFVASVICGRRALPVYWVLLNKKGSSALGEPKKFLKPVLGLLKPYPLVVMGDREFQSAQLGKWLDDRGVAFIFRQKKSTYTRLKDGENYQALSELEPNRGERNFFRGVTHTKSHEIEGFNLATYGKRGYRTKGSKEPWYLLTNLESLEITLKLYKSRFGIEAMFKDCQTGGYNLEKTKVSEPRFLALILLIAIAYSLNTTRGQNLKKSGTRDYICRSKEAKRGPERHSDLALLGSV; from the coding sequence ATCCTGCTCTTACAAAGTCATCGGATAGTCCAACTAGAGAAACTGGCCGCTCTTTTCCCGCAACCGATAACCTTTGAAAGTAGAAGACGGAATTTGCAGAGATTTCTTAAGCTCCCGCAACTAAACGTGAAACTCTTGTGGTTTCCTTTGATCAAACAGATCGTCAAGCTAGAATTTAGCGGAAAAAATAAAAATCGAGAGCCAAGAAGAAGGCTCAAAAAACTGAAACACGCGGGAAGATTATTAGTCGTCATAGATAGAACCGATTGGAAGGGTAGAAATTTATTCGTCGCCAGTGTGATTTGTGGTCGGAGAGCTTTGCCCGTATATTGGGTGTTACTGAATAAAAAAGGAAGTAGCGCTCTCGGGGAACCGAAAAAATTCCTCAAGCCAGTCTTAGGGTTGTTGAAACCCTATCCGCTCGTCGTAATGGGAGACCGTGAATTTCAGTCAGCGCAATTAGGGAAGTGGCTTGACGACAGAGGTGTAGCTTTTATCTTCCGTCAAAAGAAAAGTACCTACACGCGATTGAAAGATGGAGAAAACTATCAAGCCCTTTCCGAGTTAGAACCGAACCGGGGCGAGCGAAACTTCTTTCGGGGAGTGACCCACACGAAAAGCCATGAGATCGAGGGGTTCAACCTAGCAACTTATGGGAAAAGAGGTTATCGAACTAAAGGGTCTAAAGAGCCTTGGTATTTATTGACCAACCTAGAATCTTTAGAGATAACTCTCAAGTTATATAAATCTCGATTCGGGATTGAAGCGATGTTCAAAGATTGTCAAACGGGAGGATATAATCTTGAAAAAACGAAAGTGAGCGAGCCTCGCTTTCTCGCCTTAATTTTATTAATCGCTATCGCTTACTCTTTGAATACAACCCGTGGTCAAAATCTCAAGAAATCGGGAACTCGCGATTATATTTGTCGCTCCAAAGAAGCGAAACGCGGTCCGGAAAGACATAGCGATTTGGCTCTTCTAGGTTCTGTGTGA